Genomic segment of Candidatus Neomarinimicrobiota bacterium:
GTCTATCATGCTTCCCTGCATCCCGATGCGGACCAGAAGCATCTGGTATTTGTCTCAAGGCTGGTGGCCCTTGTAATCGGCATTCTCGCAATTGCCCTCTCCCAACTTCCCCGGTCCATTTTCGATAAAGTCCTTTTTGCCTGGGGCGGGCTGGGTGCCGCTTTCGGCCCGGCTCTGGTGCTAACCCTGTGGTGGCACAGGACGACCAGGAACGGTGTGCTGATGGGAATGCTGGCTGGCTTCTTCACCGTCATCATCTGGGACAACATTCCCTGGGGTGGCTACCTCTATTCCCTCGTGCCAGGCTTCGTAGTGGCCATGGTTATCAATCTGGTTGTAAGCTCACTTGAGTATCGGAAAAATCAAGTAACTGCAGCTACTGGAAGGGAATAACCTGAGATGCTCACCTATAGCGCTGCTATCCGGCAGGTTACGGCAGGTAGTGTGGCACCAGTATACCTCCTGGCAGGGGGTGATGCGTTCATGGAAGACTTTTTCATCGGTGAAGTGGCAACGCGCTTGCTGCCATCAGGCTCCAAAAAGGTGGTATTTTCTCTGGATGATGACAGTGCCGACGAGGTGTTGGCCGAATTGACGGCCTACTCGCTTTTTCAAGAGCGAGAGGTGATAGTTGTTCGCCAGGCCCAGCGCATTGCCGGCCAGGCCAGGAAAGAGCTACTCACCTATGCCAATAATCCCAATCCCGATAAATGCCTGCTGCTGGTTATAGAGGAATATCAAGCATCCAAGGGGCTACAGAAGGCCTTGGCGAGGTCCATACCGATTGTGGATACACGGGCGCCCTTCCCGGACAAGCTGCGGTCATGGGCCAACTATTACGCCAAGCGGCAGGGCTTTGTCATCCAACCCGAAGCCTTGGATCTGCTCACGGAGCTGGTAGGTGATACTGCCGGGCATGTAGTGAGTGAGCTGGAGAAGATTTTTA
This window contains:
- the holA gene encoding DNA polymerase III subunit delta yields the protein MLTYSAAIRQVTAGSVAPVYLLAGGDAFMEDFFIGEVATRLLPSGSKKVVFSLDDDSADEVLAELTAYSLFQEREVIVVRQAQRIAGQARKELLTYANNPNPDKCLLLVIEEYQASKGLQKALARSIPIVDTRAPFPDKLRSWANYYAKRQGFVIQPEALDLLTELVGDTAGHVVSELEKIFTQLQEGDAVTKELVAANVGPDKAYQLWHLQEAVAQRETKRSLKITVSLLEYGTNPTQIISALAGLFSQLLFIQTGTTADGVYTGLNKAVTSQLKVMPDIYTAGETTRILRKLLAADVSLKSSNVERNQVLIALVADICRSGA